AGTTTCTTCAGGAGCATTCTCAAAACATAAACCTTCAGGGGCATGAAAATTTAAAAGCTTTTGTTTGTTCTTTAAAACGTCCTAGAAAAGTAATGCTTATGATCAAAGCAGGAACTCCTGTAGATCAAAGTATTGAATCACTACTACCCCATCTTGAAGCCGGAGATATTATTATCGATGGAGGAAATAGCTACTATAAAGATTCGGAAAGGCGATGCCGAGACCTTAAGGAAAAAGGTATTCTTTTTATAGGCATGGGGATTTCTGGAGGTGAAGAGGGGGCTAGGTATGGACCCTCTATTATGCCGGGAGGCAATAGTGATGCTTGGCCAGCTATTGCACCTATTTTTCAAAGTATTTCTGCTAAGGTTAATGGTAATCCCTGTTGTTGTTGGGTTGGCCCTGGAGGAGCAGGACATTATGTAAAAACTGTACATAATGGCATTGAATACGGAGATATACAATTAATTTGCGAAGCTTATGGATTGTTAAGAACACGTTTAGATATATCTCCCGAGGCCGTATCAGCAATTTTTTCTGAGTGGAATGGTCGGGAATTAGAAAGCTACCTTATGAGGATCTCCGTAGAGGTACTGTCTTTAAAAGATTCTGAGGGTTCTCCAGTTATTGATACGATTTTAGATGTTGCGGGGCAAAAGGGTACAGGCCGATGGACTGCAATGGATGCTATTGATTCTGGGGTTCCTCTTTCTTTGATTATCGAATCCGTACTAGCACGCTTTCTTTCCTCATGGAAAACTGTTCGAGAACAGGCAGCAAAGGAGCTTCCAGGTATTCCTATAGTTTTTGAAAAACCTAAAGATCCTCATCTTTTTATCGAAGATGTATTCCAGGCGCTATATGCTTCAAAAATCATTAGCTATGCTCAAGGATTCATGCTATTAAAACAAGCATCAGAAGAGCACCAATGGAATCTAAATTTCGGAGAGCTAGCTTTATTGTGGAGAGGGGGATGTATTATCCAAAGCGTATTTTTAGATGCTATCTACAAAGGTTTCGAAAACGAACCTGAAGCGCCTTCACTAATTTTACAAACTTATTTCAAATCCACACTGCAAAACTCTGAATCCGGATGGCGCAGAACAATTGCTTACGCAATTGGCTCGGGATATCCCGTACCTTGTTTAGCAGCTGCTTTGACATTCTATGATGGTTACCGAACAAAAGATTCCTCAATAGCTTTAGCTCAAGGATTGCGAGATTATTTCGGAGCACACTCGTATGAACGTAAGGATAGGCCTCGAGGAGAATTCTATCATACAGATTGGATAGGGACCAAAACTACAACGCTTGTAAAATAATTTTTGAGAGAAATGTGGGAGTTTTGTCATAATGACTAGTTCTCCTGACAAGTCTCTTGTTTCTTTAGGGATACTTAGTATCCCTTCTCTTTGTTTTTTTTGTTTATTCTAAACGTTTAAGTTTCGATGGATTATGTAATAATAATAAACAAAGATAATAAGGATTATCTCTTAAAAATCTTGATTCTTGAGTAGAAAGAATTAGTCTATTTTAAGAACTTCAATAAAAGCAGTATTAGGAATAGAAACTTTTCCAAACTCTTTCATACGTTTTTTACCCTTTTTCTGTTTTTCCCAGAGCTTGCGTTTTCTAGTGATATCTCCACCATAACACTTTGCAGTAACATTTTTTGAAAGAGCACGAATTGTTTCCCGAGCGATTACTTTTTTATTGATAGCAGCTTGAATAGGAATTTTAAAGAGTTGCTGTGGGATTACATCAACAAGCTTTTCACAAATACTTCTTCCGCGAGCTTCTGCTTTGTCCTTATGTACTAGACATGAAAAAGCATCAACAGGTTCATCATTGATTAAAATTTCAAGCTTTATAATTGATCCCTTACGGTAATCTCCTAAACGGTAATCAAAAGACCCATAACCTTTGGTTACAGATTTCAATTTATCATTAAAATCAGAGACGATTTCATTTAAAGGTAGGTCATAAGAAAGTACTAACCTATGCTGATCTAACATTTCCGTCTTTAGGCACACACCGCGCTTATCCAAACATAGATTCATAATACTACTTAGATATTCTTGAGGCGTAATGATATTTACATGTACCCAAGGTTCTTCCAAATGCTCGATAATTGAAGGGTCGGGATAGGCTGTGGGGTTATCTATTAATAGTGTTTTTCCATTTTTTAAGACGACCTTATAGATTACGCTGGGTGCTGTAGCAATAATATCAAGATCAAATTCTCTAATAATTCTTTCAAAAATAATCTCTAAATGTAGCAAGCCTAAAAATCCACAGCGAAATCCAAAACCTAGAGAATGGCTACTTTCTTGCTCTATAGTTAAAGCAGAATCATTAAGCTGTAAACGACCTAAAGCATCTTTTAAAGTATCAAAATCTGATGAATCAATAGGATAAATGCCAGCAAAAACTACGGGATTAATTTCTTTGAACCCCTCCAAAGGTAGTTTTGCTGGATGTTTTACTGTAGTGACAGTATCACCGATTTTTACATCTTTTACTTTTTTTAAATTAGCAATAAAATAGCCTACCTGACCTGCCCTTAGTGATCCTTCAATTAAAGTGGCTTCAGGAAGGAAAGCTCCAATACCTAAGACTTCAAACGCAGAACTTTTTGTTGCCATAAAGGTAATACGATCGCCTTTTTTAATTTCTCCACTGATAACACGAACATACACCATGATCCCTACATAAGGATCATAATGAGAATCAAAAATCAAAGCCTTTAGTTCCGTTTCTTCAGGGAGTTTCGGAGGAGGAATTAGCTCAATTATTGCCTCAAGAATTTCTGGAATTCCTTCTCCAGTTTTTGCTGAACAGGCAATTGCATGGGTAGTATCTAATCCTATATAATCTTCAATCTGCTTCCGAATTCTCTCGGGATTAGCAGCGGGTAAATCAATTTTATTTAAAATAGGAATGATCTCTAAATCACGCTCCAATGCTAGGTAAACATTAGCTAAACTCTGAGCTTGCACACCTTGAGCAGCGTCAACAATAAGTAGAGCTCCTTCACAGGCAGATAAAGAGCGTGATACTTCATAAGAGAAATCCACGTGGCCAGGAGTATCTATAAGATTAAGCTGATAAACTTCACCATTGTATTCATAATACATAGTTACGGGATGGGCTTTAATAGTGATACCGCGTTCCCTTTCAAGATCCATAGAATCAAGGAGCTGCTCACGCATCTCTCTCTGCTCAACCGTACTTGTACTTTCAAGTAAGCGATCAGCAATTGTAGATTTTCCGTGATCAATATGCGCAATAATAGAAAAATTTCGAATATTTTCTAATTTATACTCTTTCAAAATACAGCAGGAGTTTTATCAGTTTCAGAGAGAGTCATGTTAGACTGAGCATAGTTAGTTGTCAATACTACTAGAATACAAGAAGGTGAGTTTAATTTATTTACGAAGATCAAAAATAGAATAATACTTGTATTTGCAACTTACATGTTTTATTGTTTTCAGAACATTGTGTTGTAAATATAAAAATCTAGAAATTCAATAATTATAATTTAATATTTTGATTTTTATTTTATTTAGTATGACTCATGAAATCTTCGAATCTTTTTGTTCCCCAAACACTTCCAAAGCAAGAAGTGGTTTGTCGATACATGCAATCGAGGAGACCAACAATATTTCAAATAATTATACTCGTTGTTTCGAGTATGTTATGCATTGTTTCAGGTCTGATTTTTTTATCAACTTTGCCCTCGTCCATGAATCTTATTGTTTCTTTACTGCTCGGAGGCTTGGGTTGGTGTATTCTATCTTTTGTTACCGCACAGCTGATAATTAAGTATTCGCAACCAAAAAATATCCAAATTCCTTTAGGGTTTCGCCAGGTGATTAAATCAAAATTCCCTAAAGTTTTTTTTGATTTGGTAACCACTCAGGACTTGGATATTATGAAATTCAGAGAGTTGATAACTTCTATTTCTCATTTTAGAGAATATCAAGACTCATCAGTTAAGAATAATTTGGATAAACTTTCTTCACAGTTAAGAAGTGCTGTAGAAGCTTTTGGTGTTGATGATTTAGATAGAGAAATCAAGAGCCAGGAGATTCTTAACTTGGATGACTTATTTGTGGAAAATTGCCCTCTATATTGGATGAAACGTTTTATAGAATTAGGTAATAATGAAGTTTTAAATGAAAATGAAATAATACGGAGCTGGAGCTGTTCTGGAGTCTATTGGTTTTCTGAATTAGGTTTAATTCATCGGTCTTCTGATAATAATTTAAAACCACAAACAATTTTTAATCTACATTTGTATGGACTTGTTCAAGAAATAGACGAATCAGAATATTCTTGTTTGATGCGTCATATTAAAAATAATACCTGGAATCATCAAGATG
This portion of the Chlamydia crocodili genome encodes:
- the gnd gene encoding decarboxylating NADP(+)-dependent phosphogluconate dehydrogenase, which gives rise to MAEQADIGLIGLAVMGKNLVLNMIDHSFSVSVYNRSPEKTREFLQEHSQNINLQGHENLKAFVCSLKRPRKVMLMIKAGTPVDQSIESLLPHLEAGDIIIDGGNSYYKDSERRCRDLKEKGILFIGMGISGGEEGARYGPSIMPGGNSDAWPAIAPIFQSISAKVNGNPCCCWVGPGGAGHYVKTVHNGIEYGDIQLICEAYGLLRTRLDISPEAVSAIFSEWNGRELESYLMRISVEVLSLKDSEGSPVIDTILDVAGQKGTGRWTAMDAIDSGVPLSLIIESVLARFLSSWKTVREQAAKELPGIPIVFEKPKDPHLFIEDVFQALYASKIISYAQGFMLLKQASEEHQWNLNFGELALLWRGGCIIQSVFLDAIYKGFENEPEAPSLILQTYFKSTLQNSESGWRRTIAYAIGSGYPVPCLAAALTFYDGYRTKDSSIALAQGLRDYFGAHSYERKDRPRGEFYHTDWIGTKTTTLVK
- the lepA gene encoding translation elongation factor 4, producing the protein MKEYKLENIRNFSIIAHIDHGKSTIADRLLESTSTVEQREMREQLLDSMDLERERGITIKAHPVTMYYEYNGEVYQLNLIDTPGHVDFSYEVSRSLSACEGALLIVDAAQGVQAQSLANVYLALERDLEIIPILNKIDLPAANPERIRKQIEDYIGLDTTHAIACSAKTGEGIPEILEAIIELIPPPKLPEETELKALIFDSHYDPYVGIMVYVRVISGEIKKGDRITFMATKSSAFEVLGIGAFLPEATLIEGSLRAGQVGYFIANLKKVKDVKIGDTVTTVKHPAKLPLEGFKEINPVVFAGIYPIDSSDFDTLKDALGRLQLNDSALTIEQESSHSLGFGFRCGFLGLLHLEIIFERIIREFDLDIIATAPSVIYKVVLKNGKTLLIDNPTAYPDPSIIEHLEEPWVHVNIITPQEYLSSIMNLCLDKRGVCLKTEMLDQHRLVLSYDLPLNEIVSDFNDKLKSVTKGYGSFDYRLGDYRKGSIIKLEILINDEPVDAFSCLVHKDKAEARGRSICEKLVDVIPQQLFKIPIQAAINKKVIARETIRALSKNVTAKCYGGDITRKRKLWEKQKKGKKRMKEFGKVSIPNTAFIEVLKID
- a CDS encoding DUF1389 domain-containing protein, which gives rise to MKSSNLFVPQTLPKQEVVCRYMQSRRPTIFQIIILVVSSMLCIVSGLIFLSTLPSSMNLIVSLLLGGLGWCILSFVTAQLIIKYSQPKNIQIPLGFRQVIKSKFPKVFFDLVTTQDLDIMKFRELITSISHFREYQDSSVKNNLDKLSSQLRSAVEAFGVDDLDREIKSQEILNLDDLFVENCPLYWMKRFIELGNNEVLNENEIIRSWSCSGVYWFSELGLIHRSSDNNLKPQTIFNLHLYGLVQEIDESEYSCLMRHIKNNTWNHQDVAMIVDRLLIICQGDYSRYISEKDKDKTSTGLRVEFTEEEVRNLLLCMCLHGLSWRQLELIRSTPISSWQFLSWIDGSIPKRGMRILAGCFLKDFIHESNPNYEPNIALSTYSEYRNITQYRRYRNQKDTNPLSNICCYFSHRMRFRKKKIEIDFHLKNIMNFHRYVVDLKTGIRTRISGNI